Within the Mugil cephalus isolate CIBA_MC_2020 chromosome 1, CIBA_Mcephalus_1.1, whole genome shotgun sequence genome, the region ggGACAGTAAAGTTGTACCCAGCTAACTTTACCACCATCACTGTCTGGTTCATCTGAACTTTACCAATATTTTAAGACAGAAGGAAGACAGAAAGATTCCAAATAATACATCTAAATGTCCCTGTAGGACATTGGAAACTCTTTCTTCTCGTTAGTGTATAACCCAGCACGGTTTCGCTCGGGTCACCAACACTCAACTTTAACACCAACTATTTGTCCTCAGAGAGTTATATATAACAGATTTAACTCTAAACAAGAGGAAAATTAACTCTACTCTCACTAAAATGTCACCAACACCAGAACTTTAACTCCACAGCATTTACTGTGCAGAAATGTAAAGTATCACTGTTGTTTCATCTGAACCCTCCCAGCTCGTCTGACTGTGAGTCCCAGCTTCTCTCAGGTCTTTAAAGgagactttgtgtctctgagctgtgaggaggacgacagctctgctggatggactctgaggagaaacaccacTAGAGGACAGAGGACTCAGTGTGGAGCTGGGTGGGGAAAACCAGCTGGTTCTTCCTGTAACATCAGCTACATCTCCACCAAGGACAGTGGAGTTTACTGGTGTGAGTCCAGAGAGGGAGCAACCAGTAACAGCATCAacctcactgtctctggtaagctcagactgtggagttagtattgatgaagctgtgtggaaatggaggaaatgctgtagtttgtctctgtgttgaggtggaccagtgatcctgcagagtcctgtcctccctgtgatggagggagatgacgtcactctgctctgtaaaacaaggaccactccctccatcctctcagctACTTTCTATAAAGATGGCTCCTTCATCAGGACTGAGtctacaggtcacatgaccatccACCATGTTACCAGGTCTGATGAAGGCCTCTACAAGTGTCacatcatcagtcatggagagtctccatccagctggaTCACTGTCACAGGTGAGGAGCTTCACTTTGATTTCAACTCTTATTTCATCCACATGTTCATCTGACCAGGTGAGATTCTCTCTCCAGAGAAACCTACAACCACAGCTCCACCCACATCTACATCCCCACCTTGCAACAAtgctgaggccacgccccctccacCATCCTCCCTCCACCTTGTCCTCAGACTGGtctgccacctggtggtgttCTGTCCATACTTCATCTCCATTCTCCTCATGGTGTCTTTATGTCGACACACTGAAGTCTTTGACAAATATTAACCAGAAATAAAGGTGGCTcatttcacacacagtaatatgTACGTTTCTTCGTTAGATGGTGTGTTTTCCTGGAAATACGTAATATAAAATGTGGtcttatttctgttaattaaatgcgggACCCCATATATCCAAGAtggatttttgtgtgttttttttctatgggTTTAAGGACAAAGTGTGGGTTAGACTTTCTGTATAATATTAATTTCACTTAAAGGGGAATAATAAGCCTGAAAAGATCTTTCTTGTGTGTAAGTAACTTCAACTCGAAaaggtgaattgttacaagGGAGCTCCATAAAGTAGCTGAGGAGCCCTGACAGTAAAAGCTGTCTAGTCTAC harbors:
- the LOC125009852 gene encoding Fc receptor-like B, yielding MAQGQEKLPLPPTVKEMQAGWKTSWYLSWRNQARLTVSPSFSQVFKGDFVSLSCEEDDSSAGWTLRRNTTRGQRTQCGAGWGKPAGSSCNISYISTKDSGVYWCESREGATSNSINLTVSGGPVILQSPVLPVMEGDDVTLLCKTRTTPSILSATFYKDGSFIRTESTGHMTIHHVTRSDEGLYKCHIISHGESPSSWITVTEKPTTTAPPTSTSPPCNNAEATPPPPSSLHLVLRLVCHLVVFCPYFISILLMVSLCRHTEVFDKY